From a region of the Candidatus Sysuiplasma jiujiangense genome:
- a CDS encoding HAD hydrolase-like protein, with translation MEPEEYMKAAGLIIGYECLFDCSTDQLKLPAAVLGDIYSLLKMEGVHVDEERLSYLFDFHLDERMKRIQNSFAETAVSDVAGRVLEDIEIDDVSLTNRIVNIVAEHYLSHSAVRPEARSFLEKMRKDMKIGLVCNSPLGIPHTRLSVQIRDAEISACFDDMQFSSEMGMCRPHARQFRFALSNLGLSGEECMAITAIKGDIDTLRKLSFARVYYLGEGNSGGQQVFGTEVLEHIRADV, from the coding sequence ATGGAGCCCGAAGAATACATGAAAGCCGCCGGTCTGATAATCGGGTATGAGTGTCTTTTCGACTGCAGTACTGACCAGCTGAAGCTGCCTGCTGCAGTCCTGGGCGACATATACAGTCTGCTGAAAATGGAGGGCGTCCATGTGGATGAGGAGAGGTTGTCCTATCTTTTCGATTTCCATCTGGATGAAAGGATGAAAAGAATACAGAATTCCTTTGCGGAGACGGCAGTTTCGGATGTTGCGGGCAGGGTGCTCGAAGACATTGAGATAGACGATGTTTCGCTGACAAACAGGATCGTGAATATTGTTGCGGAACATTATCTGAGTCATTCCGCAGTCCGGCCGGAGGCGAGGAGCTTTCTTGAAAAAATGAGGAAGGATATGAAGATAGGCCTTGTATGCAATTCCCCGCTTGGAATTCCGCATACAAGATTGTCTGTTCAGATAAGGGATGCGGAAATTTCAGCCTGTTTTGATGACATGCAGTTCTCATCAGAAATGGGCATGTGCAGACCTCATGCAAGGCAATTCCGCTTTGCGCTGAGCAACCTGGGCCTGAGCGGGGAGGAATGCATGGCGATTACAGCGATAAAGGGAGATATCGATACACTCAGAAAACTTTCTTTTGCACGCGTATACTATCTCGGAGAAGGAAACAGCGGAGGACAGCAGGTATTCGGAACAGAGGTGCTGGAACATATCCGGGCGGATGTTTAA
- the guaA gene encoding glutamine-hydrolyzing GMP synthase, which produces MNAEDFIESQITKLSGEIKGRAVIALSGGIDSTVAAVLTNRAIGERLLCIYVDTGFMRKGETENVTTLFYSLELNFKIVNAEGKFLKLLENVTDPEMKRQIIGRKFIEIFEEEAKLFGAEWLVQGTIAPDWIESGDSLRDRIKSHHNVGGLPEGMRLRLVEPLRDLYKDEVRSVARCLGIGSVDRQPFPGPGLAVRILGPINTHRVNIEREACAIVEEELEKAHSEGMIGELPWQYFAVLLPVRSVGVQGDERAYGETVVVRAVRSTDAMTARFSDIPHEVLENISTRITNTLGSDVTRVVFDITNKPPATIEWE; this is translated from the coding sequence ATGAATGCAGAGGATTTCATCGAAAGCCAGATAACAAAACTGAGCGGGGAAATAAAGGGCAGGGCTGTTATCGCGCTTTCAGGTGGAATCGACAGCACAGTGGCCGCTGTTCTCACAAACAGGGCTATAGGAGAAAGGCTTCTGTGCATCTATGTTGACACCGGTTTCATGAGGAAAGGGGAAACCGAGAATGTCACTACCCTCTTTTACAGTCTGGAATTGAACTTCAAGATTGTAAATGCGGAAGGAAAGTTTCTGAAGCTGCTCGAGAACGTGACAGATCCTGAAATGAAAAGGCAGATAATAGGCAGGAAATTTATAGAAATTTTTGAGGAAGAGGCAAAGCTTTTTGGCGCCGAATGGCTGGTGCAGGGAACAATTGCTCCCGACTGGATAGAAAGCGGCGATTCGCTGAGAGACAGGATCAAGTCGCACCATAATGTGGGAGGTCTTCCTGAAGGCATGAGGCTCAGGCTGGTAGAACCGCTGCGCGATCTGTACAAGGATGAGGTGCGCTCTGTCGCGCGGTGCCTGGGGATAGGGTCTGTCGACAGGCAGCCGTTTCCGGGTCCCGGATTGGCGGTAAGGATACTGGGACCTATAAACACCCACAGGGTAAATATCGAGCGGGAAGCGTGTGCCATTGTTGAAGAAGAACTGGAAAAGGCGCACTCGGAAGGCATGATCGGCGAACTTCCGTGGCAGTACTTCGCGGTGCTCCTTCCGGTCAGGAGCGTGGGGGTGCAGGGGGATGAGAGGGCCTACGGTGAAACGGTAGTCGTGAGGGCGGTGAGATCAACAGATGCGATGACCGCCCGCTTTTCGGACATTCCGCATGAGGTGCTCGAGAACATATCCACCAGGATCACCAATACGCTGGGAAGCGATGTCACACGGGTGGTGTTTGACATAACCAACAAGCCTCCCGCAACAATTGAATGGGAGTGA